One Algoriphagus sp. Y33 genomic window, CACATCAGATTGCGGGGCGAGGGATGCACAAGAGGCAGAACCCCGGGAAGATACGCCTCATAATTCCGCACCGTCTCTGTCAGGTTTTTCTTACTGTTCTTTCCTAAGTAATATTTCTGTGCATATTGTCCAATCAACAAGGTTAATTGAATCTCCGGCATCTCTGCCCTCATACGAGCATGCCAAGTAGGTGCACATTCCGGCCGGGGCGGCATATCTCCGCCTTTGCCCCTTCCCGGATAGCAAAATCCCATTGGCATTATTCCAAATATCTTCGGATCATAAAATTGCTCTCGCTCTACTCCCAGCCATCGACGCAGTTCATTCCCGCTGGCGTCATTCCATGGAGTCCCTGTAGCATGTACTTTAGTTCCCGGAGCTTGGCCTATAATCAGAATTTTGCTTTTGGGATGAATCGAAAAAACAGGACGGGGCCCAAGCGGTAAAAACTCCCTGCATAAAGTACAAGATTGTGCCTCAGCGTTTAATCTCAGAAAACTATTCATCAAACAACATAATTATCATTTTCTACTCATTTTTTAACAGAAAAAGAAAGTAATACACCGTCGACCTGCTTATTATATTGATTTTATAGTAAATTAATGGGCTAGTCAACTGAAATTCAACTTATTACTTCAAACATTTCTATGTTAATTTTAGTTAAATCCATCTAACCACCCGGGTTCGTAATTAGTGAAATACCTTTCAACCACTCATTTCTTTATGCCATGAAAAACACTTACCTCCTTTTTATTCTTCTAATTTTCATTTGTGCGGGATGCTTTTCCTCCAAAGATTATGTGACCGACTACGACTACAATTATCAGGCATCCTTTAAAAAGTACAAAACCTTTGCCTTTGTAGTTCCGACCGAAACAGACACCAGCATGATTTCGCCCGTTTTGAGCGCTACCATCGGGGCTAGATTAGGTTCGCAAGGCTTCAG contains:
- a CDS encoding uracil-DNA glycosylase family protein; translation: MNSFLRLNAEAQSCTLCREFLPLGPRPVFSIHPKSKILIIGQAPGTKVHATGTPWNDASGNELRRWLGVEREQFYDPKIFGIMPMGFCYPGRGKGGDMPPRPECAPTWHARMRAEMPEIQLTLLIGQYAQKYYLGKNSKKNLTETVRNYEAYLPGVLPLVHPSPRNLMWRRRNPWFEEEVVPTLRDIVSSFLL